The following are encoded in a window of Amblyraja radiata isolate CabotCenter1 chromosome 7, sAmbRad1.1.pri, whole genome shotgun sequence genomic DNA:
- the LOC116974959 gene encoding gamma-crystallin S-1-like: MGKVIFYEDRNFQGRHHECSTDCADLSPYFSRCNSIRVESDWWVAYEKPNYMGYQYVLNRGEYPDYQRWMGFNDNIRSCRSYPHQRGGNYRMKIYERPDFGGQTMEFMDDCPSVYDRFRNRDIHSCQVMDGYWIFYEQPNYKGRQYFMRPGEYRKYNDWGGYNSTIGSFRRMRDF; the protein is encoded by the exons ATGGGAAAG GTCATTTTCTACGAGGACAGGAACTTCCAGGGTCGGCACCATGAGTGCAGCACCGACTGTGCCGACCTGTCCCCTTACTTCAGCCGCTGTAACTCCATCCGTGTGGAGAGTGACTGGTGGGTGGCGTACGAGAAACCCAACTACATGGGGTACCAGTATGTCCTGAACAGGGGGGAGTATCCTGACTACCAGCGCTGGATGGGATTCAACGACAACATCAGGTCCTGTCGCAGCTACCCACAT caacGAGGTGGAAACTACAGGATGAAGATTTACGAGAGGCCTGACTTTGGAGGACAGACGATGGAATTCATGGACGACTGTCCCTCCGTCTACGATCGTTTCCGTAACCGTGACATTCACTCCTGCCAAGTGATGGATGGTTACTGGATCTTCTATGAACAGCCCAACTACAAAGGCCGACAGTACTTCATGAGACCCGGGGAGTACAGGAAATACAATGACTGGGGCGGATACAACTCCACCATCGGGTCTTTCAGGCGCATGAGGGACTTCTAA
- the LOC116974966 gene encoding gamma-crystallin S-1-like: MGKVIFYEDRNFQGRHYECSTDCADLSPYFSRCNSIRVESDWWVAYEKPNYMGYQYVLNRGEYPDYQRWMGFNDNIRSCRSYPHQRGGNYRMKIYERPDFGGQTMEFMDDCPSVYDRFRNRDIHSCHVMDGHWIFYEQPNYKGRQYFMRPGEYRKYNDWGGYNSTIGSFRRMRDF, encoded by the exons ATGGGAAAG GTCATTTTCTACGAGGACAGGAACTTCCAGGGTCGGCACTATGAGTGCAGCACCGACTGTGCCGACCTGTCCCCTTACTTCAGCCGCTGTAACTCCATCCGTGTGGAGAGTGACTGGTGGGTGGCGTACGAGAAACCCAACTACATGGGGTACCAGTATGTCCTGAACAGGGGGGAGTATCCTGACTACCAGCGCTGGATGGGATTCAACGACAACATCAGGTCATGTCGCAGCTACCCACAT CAACGAGGTGGAAACTACAGGATGAAGATTTACGAGAGGCCTGACTTTGGAGGACAGACGATGGAATTCATGGACGACTGTCCCTCCGTCTACGATCGTTTCCGTAACCGTGACATTCACTCCTGCCACGTGATGGATGGTCACTGGATCTTCTATGAACAACCCAACTACAAAGGCCGACAGTACTTCATGAGACCCGGGGAGTACAGGAAATACAATGACTGGGGCGGATACAACTCCACCATCGGGTCTTTCAGGCGCATGAGGGACTTCTAA